The following are encoded together in the Raineyella sp. LH-20 genome:
- a CDS encoding GNAT family N-acetyltransferase, with protein MEVVHTTPAEFSTDRLDLRRIVHTDLDHLAELYSVPSVLHFLGAEGWSTGGRPPSLDRTRAHLAAIEKHWEVYGFGRSAVIERVTGDFVGLVGLQVREPWDDIQLDFLIARDRQRRGYGVEAGRVWVDWARREDLTDRLVVATDARHEAAFRTARALGFRPDWGSPPAWASGRVVHRLADPAS; from the coding sequence ATGGAGGTCGTCCACACCACCCCGGCGGAGTTCTCCACCGACCGGCTCGACCTGCGTCGGATCGTGCACACGGATCTCGACCATCTCGCCGAGCTCTACTCGGTGCCCTCCGTGCTGCACTTCCTGGGTGCTGAGGGCTGGAGCACCGGCGGCCGGCCGCCCTCCCTCGACCGCACCCGGGCCCACCTCGCCGCGATCGAGAAGCACTGGGAGGTCTACGGCTTCGGCCGCAGCGCCGTGATCGAACGGGTCACCGGAGACTTCGTCGGCCTGGTCGGGCTGCAGGTCCGCGAACCGTGGGACGACATCCAGCTGGACTTCCTCATCGCCCGGGACCGTCAGCGGCGCGGTTACGGCGTCGAGGCGGGCCGCGTCTGGGTCGACTGGGCCCGCCGGGAGGACCTCACCGACCGTCTCGTGGTGGCCACCGACGCCCGCCACGAGGCCGCCTTCCGGACCGCCCGGGCGCTGGGCTTCCGCCCCGACTGGGGATCACCCCCGGCCTGGGCCAGCGGTCGGGTCGTGCACCGGCTCGCCGACCCGGCGTCCTAG
- the amrA gene encoding AmmeMemoRadiSam system protein A — translation MTSGSDEQAGRSADDAVSGGRLPADAGRVLLPWARGAIAGHLRLEAGVEDGFEAESPTPGSRVRLLDEHPAWLGAPGAAFVTLRIGGDLRGCIGTLEAFRPLGEDVRINAINAAFRDPRFDPLSAREFDLICIEVSVLSTPTPVGDVRSAAEAVALLRPGVDGVILRSGPHRATFLPQVWGHLPSPYDFLARLRQKAGLGPDWDEPARILRYTVQAWEEE, via the coding sequence ATGACCAGCGGATCCGACGAGCAGGCGGGCCGGTCCGCGGACGACGCCGTGTCCGGGGGACGGCTGCCGGCCGACGCCGGCCGGGTGCTGTTGCCGTGGGCCCGCGGCGCCATCGCCGGGCACCTGCGTCTCGAGGCAGGGGTCGAGGACGGTTTCGAGGCCGAGTCCCCCACGCCGGGGAGCCGGGTCCGGCTGCTCGACGAACACCCGGCCTGGCTCGGTGCCCCCGGCGCCGCGTTCGTGACGCTGCGGATCGGCGGGGATCTCCGCGGCTGCATCGGCACCCTCGAGGCCTTCCGCCCGTTGGGCGAGGACGTCCGGATCAACGCGATCAACGCGGCCTTCCGCGACCCCCGGTTCGACCCGCTGTCGGCCCGGGAGTTCGACCTGATCTGCATCGAGGTCTCGGTGCTGTCCACCCCCACACCCGTCGGCGACGTACGGTCCGCGGCGGAGGCGGTCGCCCTGCTGCGCCCCGGCGTCGACGGGGTGATCCTCCGCTCCGGACCGCATCGCGCGACGTTCCTGCCCCAGGTGTGGGGGCACCTGCCGTCACCGTACGACTTCCTCGCCCGGCTGCGGCAGAAGGCCGGCCTGGGGCCGGACTGGGACGAGCCGGCCCGGATCCTCCGCTACACCGTCCAGGCCTGGGAGGAGGAGTGA
- the amrB gene encoding AmmeMemoRadiSam system protein B, producing METVRPPAVAGTFYPGDRDALATMIARLLSDARAELGPDDLGQVPKALISPHAGYVYSGPTAARGYVRLEPARDVVRRVVLLGPVHHVPIRGLALPGASTLRTPLGDVPVEVPEALGRFRQVGTDAEAHRWEHSLEVQLPFLQTVLEEFTVVPLVVGQVTPTAAGQVIEALWGGPETVVVVSSDLSHYLRYAAANGVDVATVERILALEGPLESRQACGASPANGLLEFARRRGMHPVLYDRRTSGDTAGDKDRVVGYAAIGFQEAQPGTEAA from the coding sequence ATGGAGACCGTCCGCCCGCCGGCAGTGGCCGGCACCTTCTACCCCGGCGACCGGGACGCCCTCGCGACGATGATCGCCCGGTTGCTCTCCGACGCCCGCGCCGAGCTCGGACCGGATGACCTGGGCCAGGTGCCGAAGGCGCTGATCTCCCCGCACGCCGGATACGTCTACTCCGGCCCGACGGCCGCCCGGGGGTACGTACGCCTCGAACCCGCCCGCGACGTCGTACGCCGCGTCGTGCTGCTCGGCCCCGTCCACCATGTGCCGATCCGCGGCCTTGCACTGCCCGGCGCCAGCACGCTGCGGACCCCACTCGGCGACGTGCCTGTCGAGGTGCCGGAGGCGCTCGGCCGGTTCCGCCAGGTCGGGACCGACGCCGAGGCGCATCGCTGGGAGCATTCGCTGGAGGTCCAGTTGCCGTTCCTGCAGACGGTGCTGGAGGAGTTCACGGTGGTGCCACTGGTCGTCGGACAGGTCACCCCGACCGCGGCCGGCCAGGTGATCGAGGCGCTGTGGGGCGGACCGGAGACGGTCGTGGTCGTCAGCTCGGACCTGTCGCACTACCTGCGCTACGCTGCCGCGAACGGGGTGGACGTCGCCACCGTCGAGCGGATCCTGGCGCTCGAGGGACCGCTGGAGTCGCGCCAGGCCTGCGGCGCCTCGCCGGCGAACGGGCTGTTGGAGTTCGCCCGGCGGCGTGGGATGCACCCGGTGCTGTACGACCGGCGGACCTCCGGTGACACCGCCGGCGACAAGGATCGGGTCGTGGGGTACGCGGCGATCGGCTTCCAGGAGGCTCAGCCCGGGACCGAGGCCGCATGA
- the trxA gene encoding thioredoxin: MSSNVITCPSCGTRNRVPAAAKGIPRCSQCHQPLPWIATADDETLQRVIESSTVPVILDLWAPWCGPCRMVSPALETLARERAGELKLVKVNVDNAPRTQARYGVQSIPTLMIFRKGKQVARQTGAMPLNRLRSWVDRALKG; encoded by the coding sequence ATGAGCAGCAACGTGATCACCTGTCCGTCGTGCGGCACCCGCAACCGGGTGCCGGCCGCCGCCAAGGGCATCCCGCGGTGTTCTCAGTGCCATCAGCCGCTGCCCTGGATCGCCACCGCCGATGACGAGACCCTGCAGCGGGTGATCGAGTCCTCGACGGTGCCGGTCATCCTCGATCTGTGGGCGCCCTGGTGCGGCCCCTGCCGGATGGTCTCGCCGGCGCTCGAGACCCTGGCCCGGGAGCGGGCCGGCGAATTGAAGCTGGTCAAGGTCAACGTCGACAACGCGCCGCGCACCCAGGCTCGGTACGGCGTGCAGTCGATCCCGACGCTGATGATCTTCCGCAAGGGCAAGCAGGTAGCGCGGCAGACCGGCGCCATGCCGCTGAACCGGCTGCGCAGCTGGGTGGACCGGGCATTGAAGGGCTGA
- the nifJ gene encoding pyruvate:ferredoxin (flavodoxin) oxidoreductase, whose protein sequence is MAVQEHEAEDQTEEAVVHATVEGNEAVARIAHALSEVIAIYPITPSSGMGELADQWSAQGRTNLWGQVPEVIEMQSEGGAAGALHGALTKGSLATTFTASQGLLLMIPNMYKIAGELSPAVIHVAARAVATHALSIFGDHSDVMAVRQTGWAMLCSGGVQEAQDLAAVAHAATLRTRVPFVHFFDGFRTSHEISTIDLLPYDTVRSLVRDEDVEPHRARGLSPDHPTVRGTAENPDTFFQAAEAANPFHDAVPATVQQVFDEFAALTGRAYHLVEYTGAPDADRVVVVMGSAAGTVAEAAAALNARGEKVGVVTVRLYRPFPVDAFLAALPPTVRGIAVLDRTKEPGAPAEPLLADVLTALADGLPVAGSDVSSTGADTDTNTTGTTDTTDTTDTTDTTDTTDTTADRPHPRVIGGRYGLSSKEFDPRMAKAVFDELAAPTPKRRFTVGIVDDVTRLSLTLDPTFELPATGRAAVFYGLGSDGTVGASKNTVKILGERPGTWAQGYFVYDSRKSGATTVSHLRFSRAPIHASYLVQEADFVGVHQFGLLAAMRTLDIARPGATVLLNSPYGPEGTWDRLPVEVQQLIVDRDLHPYVIDAETVARDVGMGRRINTVMQTCFFYLSGVLEPAEAIAAIKASVSTTYAKRGRTVIERNHQAIDAAVEHLSRLPVGAVTGTEHRQTPVPAQAPDFVKRVTQAMLHGRGDELPVSALPVDGTWPTATSQWEKRAIAPEIPIWDPSICIDCGKCAITCPHAAIRVKVMPESALEGAPETLQSKPYKDRTLKDHRLIVQVAPDDCTGCGICVDVCPARSKTEVKHKSINLEPAREHRDVERANFEFFLGIPEIDRSLVRHDQVKGAAQLQPLFEFSLACAGCGETPYIRTLTQLFGDRMIIANATGCSSIYGANMPTVPYAQDPRGRGPAWSNSLFEDNAEFGLGMRLAWEQQHAEARRLVGLCRDLLGDELTDGLLDADQSTETGIAAQRARVAQLREVLAGHPADPVARRLATLADELVEKTVWIVGGDGWAYDIGSGGLDHVLASGRNVNILVLDTEVYSNTGGQASKATPRAAAAKFAASGKGRPKKDLGLLAQSYGNVYVAQLAIGANQQQTIRAMLEAQAWDGPSLLIAYSTCIAHGIDMETSMTHQADAVASAYWPLYRFRPDATEGGHPLRLDSKAPTKPVTDFMRGETRFSMLTRSDPQRAAELATLAQADADERWRYYSQLAGMERTVVVDGDDDPDAPADHPAATDGAAPLRTIHDEGNDR, encoded by the coding sequence ATGGCGGTTCAGGAGCACGAGGCCGAGGATCAGACCGAAGAAGCAGTCGTCCACGCCACCGTGGAGGGCAATGAGGCGGTCGCCCGGATCGCCCACGCGCTCAGCGAGGTCATCGCGATCTACCCGATCACCCCGTCCTCCGGGATGGGTGAGCTGGCTGACCAGTGGTCGGCCCAGGGGCGTACGAACCTCTGGGGCCAGGTGCCGGAGGTGATCGAGATGCAGTCCGAAGGCGGCGCGGCCGGCGCGCTGCACGGCGCTCTCACCAAGGGGTCGCTGGCCACAACGTTCACGGCCTCCCAGGGCCTGCTGCTGATGATCCCGAACATGTACAAGATCGCCGGGGAGCTCAGCCCGGCGGTGATCCATGTCGCGGCCCGGGCGGTCGCGACGCACGCGCTGAGCATCTTCGGTGACCATTCCGACGTGATGGCCGTCCGCCAGACCGGCTGGGCGATGCTGTGCAGCGGCGGCGTGCAGGAGGCCCAGGACCTCGCAGCCGTCGCGCATGCGGCGACGTTGCGCACGCGGGTGCCGTTCGTCCACTTCTTCGACGGGTTCCGTACGTCGCACGAGATCTCCACCATCGACCTGCTGCCGTACGACACGGTGCGGTCGCTGGTCCGCGACGAGGACGTCGAGCCGCACCGGGCCCGCGGCCTCTCCCCCGACCACCCGACCGTCCGCGGCACGGCGGAGAATCCGGACACCTTCTTCCAGGCCGCCGAGGCGGCGAACCCGTTCCACGACGCGGTGCCGGCGACGGTGCAGCAGGTGTTCGACGAGTTCGCCGCGCTGACCGGCCGGGCCTATCACCTGGTCGAGTACACCGGCGCCCCCGACGCCGACCGGGTGGTCGTGGTGATGGGGTCGGCCGCCGGCACCGTCGCCGAGGCCGCGGCCGCGCTCAACGCCCGCGGCGAGAAGGTCGGTGTGGTCACCGTCCGGCTCTACCGGCCGTTCCCGGTGGACGCCTTCCTCGCCGCGTTGCCGCCGACGGTGCGTGGCATCGCCGTGCTGGATCGTACGAAGGAGCCGGGTGCACCGGCCGAGCCGCTGCTCGCCGACGTGCTCACCGCGCTGGCCGACGGCCTGCCGGTGGCGGGAAGCGACGTGAGCTCCACGGGCGCCGACACCGACACCAACACCACCGGCACCACCGACACCACCGACACCACCGACACCACCGACACCACCGACACCACCGACACCACCGCGGATCGTCCGCACCCGCGGGTGATCGGCGGCCGCTACGGGCTGTCCAGCAAGGAGTTCGATCCGCGGATGGCCAAGGCCGTCTTCGACGAGCTGGCCGCCCCCACCCCGAAGCGGCGGTTCACCGTCGGCATCGTCGACGATGTCACCCGCCTGTCGCTGACTCTCGATCCGACCTTCGAGCTGCCCGCCACCGGCCGGGCCGCGGTGTTCTACGGGCTGGGCTCCGACGGCACGGTCGGCGCGTCGAAGAACACCGTCAAGATCCTCGGCGAGCGGCCCGGCACCTGGGCCCAGGGCTACTTCGTCTACGACTCCCGCAAGTCCGGCGCCACCACGGTGTCGCACCTGCGGTTCAGCCGCGCGCCGATCCATGCCAGCTACCTGGTGCAGGAGGCGGACTTCGTCGGCGTCCACCAGTTCGGCCTGCTCGCCGCGATGCGCACCCTCGACATCGCCCGGCCGGGCGCGACGGTGCTGCTCAACTCGCCGTACGGCCCCGAGGGCACCTGGGACCGGCTGCCGGTCGAGGTGCAGCAGCTCATCGTCGACCGCGACCTGCACCCGTACGTCATCGACGCCGAAACGGTCGCCCGTGACGTCGGCATGGGCCGGCGGATCAACACGGTGATGCAGACCTGCTTCTTCTACCTCTCCGGGGTGCTGGAGCCGGCCGAGGCGATCGCCGCGATCAAGGCCTCTGTCTCGACGACGTACGCCAAGCGGGGCCGCACCGTGATCGAGCGCAACCACCAGGCGATCGACGCCGCGGTCGAGCACCTGTCGCGGCTGCCGGTCGGCGCGGTGACCGGCACGGAGCACCGCCAGACGCCCGTGCCCGCGCAGGCCCCTGACTTCGTCAAGCGGGTCACCCAGGCGATGCTGCACGGCCGTGGCGACGAGCTGCCGGTCTCCGCACTGCCGGTGGACGGCACTTGGCCGACCGCCACCTCGCAGTGGGAGAAGCGGGCGATCGCCCCCGAGATCCCGATCTGGGACCCGAGCATCTGCATCGACTGCGGCAAGTGCGCGATCACCTGCCCGCACGCCGCGATCCGGGTCAAGGTGATGCCCGAGTCGGCACTGGAGGGTGCGCCGGAGACACTACAGTCCAAGCCGTACAAGGACCGTACGCTGAAGGACCACCGGCTGATCGTCCAGGTCGCGCCGGACGACTGCACCGGCTGCGGGATCTGCGTCGACGTCTGCCCGGCCCGGTCGAAGACCGAGGTCAAGCACAAGTCGATCAACCTGGAGCCGGCCCGCGAGCACCGCGACGTGGAGCGGGCCAACTTCGAGTTCTTCCTCGGCATCCCGGAGATCGACCGTTCCCTGGTGCGCCACGACCAGGTGAAGGGGGCGGCGCAGCTGCAGCCGCTGTTCGAGTTCTCGCTGGCCTGCGCCGGCTGCGGGGAGACGCCGTACATCCGTACGCTCACCCAGCTCTTCGGCGACCGGATGATCATCGCCAACGCCACCGGCTGTTCGTCGATCTACGGGGCGAACATGCCGACGGTGCCGTACGCCCAGGATCCGCGCGGACGGGGCCCGGCCTGGTCGAACTCGCTGTTCGAGGACAACGCGGAGTTCGGACTGGGGATGCGGCTGGCCTGGGAGCAGCAGCACGCCGAGGCCCGCCGGCTGGTCGGGCTGTGCCGCGACCTGCTCGGCGACGAGCTGACCGATGGACTGCTCGACGCCGACCAGTCCACCGAGACGGGCATCGCCGCCCAGCGCGCCCGGGTGGCGCAACTGCGCGAGGTGCTGGCCGGGCACCCGGCGGATCCGGTGGCCCGCCGGCTGGCGACGCTGGCCGACGAGTTGGTCGAGAAGACGGTGTGGATCGTCGGCGGCGACGGCTGGGCGTACGACATCGGCTCCGGTGGTCTGGACCACGTGCTCGCCTCGGGCCGCAACGTCAACATCCTGGTGCTGGACACCGAGGTCTACTCCAACACCGGCGGGCAGGCGTCGAAGGCGACGCCGCGGGCGGCCGCGGCGAAGTTCGCCGCCTCCGGCAAGGGCCGGCCGAAGAAGGACCTCGGCCTGCTGGCGCAGTCGTACGGCAACGTGTACGTGGCCCAGCTCGCGATCGGCGCGAACCAGCAGCAGACGATCCGGGCGATGCTCGAGGCGCAGGCCTGGGACGGGCCGTCGCTGCTGATCGCGTACAGCACCTGCATCGCCCACGGCATCGACATGGAGACGTCGATGACCCACCAGGCCGATGCGGTGGCCAGCGCCTACTGGCCGCTCTACCGGTTCCGCCCGGACGCCACCGAGGGCGGGCACCCGCTGCGCCTGGATTCGAAGGCGCCGACGAAGCCGGTCACCGACTTCATGCGGGGCGAGACGCGGTTCTCCATGCTGACGCGGTCGGATCCGCAGCGGGCTGCGGAACTCGCTACTCTGGCCCAAGCCGATGCGGATGAGCGGTGGCGCTACTACTCTCAACTGGCCGGGATGGAGCGTACGGTCGTCGTCGATGGCGATGACGACCCTGACGCGCCTGCCGACCACCCCGCCGCGACCGACGGCGCCGCGCCCCTGCGGACGATCCACGATGAAGGGAACGACCGATGA
- a CDS encoding nucleotide sugar dehydrogenase: MKIAICGLGYVGMANAVLLAQHHTVVAIDIDRERVDQVNARRSPIVDAELEDYLSHRQLDLCATTDPVVAYAGADFAVIAAPTNYDEQTNFFDTSIVESVIAQIAEISPETVIVIKSTIPVGFTERVRTEFPDQAILFSPEFLREGKALYDNLHPSRIIVADPSPEGERFAGLLCEGSLDEDTPVLLVGATEAEAIKLFANTYLAMRVAYFNEVDTFAARFGLSTRQIIDGVGLDPRIGTHYNNPSFGYGGYCLPKDTRQLLANYDQVPQTLIQAIVDSNSTRKDFIADDILAREPRTVGIYRLAMKAGSDNFRQSSIQGIMKRIKAKGITVLLYEPLYDGDAFFHSEVVRDLDDFKRRSDVIVANRRSAKLADVADKVYTRDLFGSD, encoded by the coding sequence ATGAAGATCGCAATCTGCGGACTCGGGTACGTCGGGATGGCGAACGCCGTCCTGCTGGCGCAGCACCACACGGTGGTGGCCATCGACATCGACCGGGAGCGCGTCGACCAGGTCAACGCCCGCCGCAGCCCGATCGTCGACGCCGAGCTGGAGGACTACCTGTCCCACCGCCAGCTGGACCTGTGCGCGACCACCGACCCGGTCGTGGCGTACGCCGGCGCCGACTTCGCCGTGATCGCCGCACCGACGAACTATGACGAGCAGACGAACTTCTTCGACACCTCGATCGTCGAATCGGTCATCGCCCAGATCGCCGAGATCTCCCCGGAGACCGTGATCGTGATCAAGTCGACGATCCCGGTGGGCTTCACCGAGCGGGTGCGTACGGAGTTCCCCGACCAGGCGATCCTTTTCTCCCCTGAGTTCCTGCGGGAAGGCAAGGCGCTCTACGACAACCTGCATCCGTCGCGGATCATCGTGGCCGATCCGTCACCGGAGGGGGAGCGTTTCGCCGGGCTGCTCTGCGAGGGATCGCTGGACGAGGACACGCCGGTGCTGCTGGTCGGGGCGACCGAGGCCGAGGCGATCAAGCTCTTTGCCAACACCTACCTGGCGATGCGGGTGGCGTACTTCAACGAGGTGGACACCTTCGCCGCCCGTTTCGGCCTGTCGACCCGCCAGATCATCGACGGCGTCGGCCTCGACCCGCGGATCGGCACGCACTACAACAACCCCTCGTTCGGGTACGGCGGCTACTGCCTGCCGAAGGACACCCGGCAGCTGCTGGCCAACTACGACCAGGTGCCGCAGACACTGATCCAGGCGATCGTCGACTCCAACTCCACCCGCAAGGACTTCATCGCCGACGACATCCTCGCCCGCGAGCCGCGGACCGTCGGCATCTACCGACTGGCGATGAAGGCCGGCTCGGACAACTTCCGCCAGTCCTCCATCCAAGGGATCATGAAGCGGATCAAAGCCAAGGGCATCACGGTGCTGCTGTACGAGCCGCTGTACGACGGTGACGCCTTCTTCCACAGCGAGGTCGTACGCGACCTGGACGACTTCAAACGGCGGTCGGACGTGATCGTCGCCAACCGGCGGTCCGCGAAGCTGGCCGATGTGGCCGACAAGGTCTACACCAGGGATCTTTTCGGGAGCGACTGA
- a CDS encoding AAA family ATPase gives MDPVRNPYTPNAGAKPQAIVGRDDQLESFDLLLRRLKLGRTEQSMIITGLRGVGKTVLLGQFRSKALTADWVVVELEVSKHDDGRFRLEIASRLRTALLELSPKARWNQRFDHALSVLRSFTVSIDQSGSLSLGLGPGPVAEGFADHGDLLLDLTDLLVAVGEAAQSVRRGVVLLFDEIQFLNRGQMEALIAALHKVVQRELPVTLVGAGLPQIAELAGDAKSYAERLFKFPEIGRLSDQDARRALAEPAESEGACFTEQALDRAVELTGGYPYFIQELGYAVWREAQSEQISAADVERTIPVYESKLDASFFRVRLDRATELERAYLRAMASLGPEPQKAADVAAVLRRQSTQLGPTRASLINMGLLYTPEHGYAAFTVPHFDQFLLRAMPELVVPEARPRKKRS, from the coding sequence ATGGATCCCGTACGGAACCCGTACACACCCAACGCCGGGGCGAAGCCGCAAGCCATCGTGGGACGCGACGACCAATTGGAATCGTTCGATCTGCTGCTCCGTCGACTGAAGCTGGGGCGCACTGAGCAGTCCATGATCATCACCGGCCTGCGGGGGGTCGGGAAGACCGTGCTCCTGGGGCAGTTCCGGTCCAAGGCGCTGACGGCGGACTGGGTGGTGGTGGAACTCGAGGTCAGCAAGCACGACGACGGTCGGTTCCGACTCGAGATCGCCTCGCGCCTGCGGACCGCGCTGCTGGAACTGTCCCCCAAAGCACGCTGGAACCAGCGTTTCGACCACGCTCTGTCAGTGTTGCGGTCCTTCACCGTGTCCATCGACCAGTCGGGGTCGCTGTCGCTGGGCCTGGGGCCGGGGCCCGTGGCGGAGGGTTTCGCCGACCACGGGGACCTCCTTCTGGACCTGACTGATCTGTTGGTGGCGGTCGGGGAGGCAGCGCAATCCGTCCGCCGCGGAGTGGTGCTGCTCTTCGACGAGATCCAGTTCCTCAACCGTGGGCAGATGGAGGCCCTCATCGCTGCGCTCCACAAGGTCGTCCAGCGCGAGCTTCCGGTGACCCTTGTGGGTGCCGGCCTGCCCCAGATCGCCGAGCTGGCGGGAGACGCCAAGTCCTACGCGGAACGTCTGTTCAAATTCCCGGAGATCGGTCGTCTGTCGGACCAGGATGCTCGGCGGGCCTTGGCAGAGCCGGCGGAGTCGGAGGGGGCTTGCTTCACCGAGCAGGCACTCGATCGGGCAGTTGAGCTGACCGGTGGTTATCCGTACTTCATCCAGGAACTCGGGTATGCGGTGTGGAGAGAGGCGCAGAGCGAGCAGATCTCGGCCGCAGACGTGGAACGTACGATCCCGGTCTACGAGTCCAAGCTTGATGCGTCGTTCTTCAGGGTGCGGTTGGACCGCGCGACGGAGCTCGAGCGTGCGTACCTGCGGGCGATGGCAAGTCTTGGTCCCGAGCCGCAGAAGGCGGCCGATGTCGCTGCGGTGCTCCGGCGACAGTCGACCCAGCTCGGTCCGACGCGAGCCAGTCTGATCAATATGGGCCTTCTGTACACCCCCGAACACGGCTACGCGGCGTTCACCGTTCCCCATTTCGATCAGTTCCTGCTGCGGGCGATGCCCGAACTCGTCGTTCCCGAGGCACGGCCGCGCAAGAAGCGGTCGTAA
- a CDS encoding dihydroorotate dehydrogenase-like protein, translating to MTTEPVLATSYLGLPLSGPVIASAGPNTRSVESLLALQEAGAAAVVLPSLFEEDVLAEELRLVDAMEAGDDFAEFTAGPLPTIELPELGADRHLRLLERAKAALDIPVIGSLNATRHGSWERYATMMAAAGADALELNLYTVAADPTESAADVEARQLEVISSVRSSLEVPLAVKLSPFYSSFAQFAGAASRSGADGLVVFNRFYAPDIDLDAMAVAPQLALSASADLRIALRWLGILRAQLPGTGLAATGGVHGWEDVVKALLVGADVACTTAAVIQDGPAAITRMLSGLRDWLAEHDYASVDQLRGSMSAASVPDPSAYERSQYREIVGR from the coding sequence ATGACCACCGAGCCCGTCCTCGCCACCAGCTATCTCGGCCTGCCACTGAGCGGCCCGGTGATCGCCTCCGCGGGTCCGAACACCCGCTCCGTCGAGTCGCTGCTGGCACTGCAGGAGGCCGGCGCCGCGGCCGTCGTGCTGCCCAGCCTGTTCGAGGAGGACGTGCTGGCGGAGGAGCTGCGGCTGGTGGACGCGATGGAGGCCGGCGACGACTTCGCCGAGTTCACCGCCGGGCCGCTGCCGACCATCGAGCTGCCCGAGCTCGGGGCGGACCGGCACCTGCGGCTGCTCGAGCGGGCGAAGGCGGCGCTGGACATCCCGGTGATCGGCTCGCTCAACGCCACCCGGCACGGATCGTGGGAGCGCTACGCGACGATGATGGCCGCGGCGGGGGCGGACGCCCTGGAGCTCAACCTCTACACTGTCGCGGCCGACCCGACGGAGTCCGCCGCCGACGTGGAGGCGCGCCAACTCGAGGTCATCTCGTCCGTACGGTCCTCGTTGGAGGTCCCGCTCGCGGTGAAGCTGTCGCCGTTCTACTCGTCGTTCGCCCAGTTCGCCGGTGCCGCCAGCCGGTCCGGGGCAGACGGCCTGGTGGTGTTCAACCGGTTCTACGCGCCCGACATCGATCTGGACGCGATGGCGGTGGCACCGCAGCTGGCGCTGTCCGCGTCGGCGGACCTGCGGATCGCGCTGCGGTGGCTCGGCATCCTCCGCGCCCAGCTGCCCGGCACCGGCCTCGCCGCGACCGGCGGGGTGCACGGCTGGGAGGACGTCGTCAAGGCGCTGCTGGTCGGGGCGGACGTGGCGTGTACGACGGCGGCGGTGATCCAGGACGGTCCGGCGGCGATCACCCGGATGCTGTCCGGGCTGCGCGACTGGCTGGCCGAGCACGACTACGCGTCGGTGGACCAGCTGCGCGGCTCGATGTCGGCGGCGTCGGTGCCCGACCCGTCGGCGTACGAGCGCAGCCAGTACCGGGAGATCGTCGGCCGCTGA
- the amrS gene encoding AmmeMemoRadiSam system radical SAM enzyme: protein MTQHLPGQPFPARWWHVGADDRLVCDVCPKACALADGEAGSCAVRVREGDRMVLTTYGRGAGFCVDAIERRPLYHFLPGTPVMCLGTAGCNLSCRSCRVWRPETVAQVSGLLEDASPRAAAGLATEWRCSSIAFTYNDPVVYAEYAIAVARAAHVAGLRTIAVTAGFLSPVVRRDFFGVMDAAVIELKVFDEEAHQRYAGGSLLTVLDTLSHVAHRHDTWLEISTVLLPGLNDDPLQLRAMCTWIRAELGRDVPLHFSAPVALRRPGASSAGPSGGASGSAGLPDPAGSAGSPSGPSGVRPASPGWVDVARAREIAMDAGLRYVYTDDLAVPGGRTTRCPSCGAVLIERGLTIQRYRLTSEGRCPECRTAVPGHFGDRAGEARGQRIPVRVP, encoded by the coding sequence GTGACCCAGCACCTGCCCGGCCAGCCCTTCCCTGCTCGTTGGTGGCATGTCGGCGCCGACGACCGCCTGGTCTGCGACGTCTGCCCGAAGGCCTGCGCGCTGGCCGACGGGGAGGCGGGATCCTGCGCGGTGCGGGTGCGTGAGGGCGACCGGATGGTCCTCACCACCTACGGGCGCGGGGCCGGGTTCTGCGTCGACGCGATCGAACGGCGGCCGCTCTACCACTTCCTTCCCGGGACACCGGTGATGTGCCTGGGCACCGCCGGCTGCAACCTGTCCTGCCGCAGCTGCCGGGTGTGGCGCCCGGAGACCGTCGCCCAGGTCTCCGGGCTGCTCGAGGACGCCTCGCCCCGGGCAGCGGCCGGGCTGGCGACCGAATGGCGGTGCAGCAGCATCGCCTTCACCTACAACGACCCCGTCGTGTACGCGGAGTACGCCATCGCCGTGGCCCGGGCCGCCCACGTGGCCGGCCTGCGGACGATCGCGGTGACCGCCGGATTCCTGTCGCCGGTCGTACGTCGCGACTTCTTCGGCGTGATGGATGCCGCGGTGATCGAACTGAAGGTCTTCGACGAGGAGGCGCATCAGCGCTACGCCGGCGGCAGCCTGCTCACCGTCCTGGACACCCTGAGCCATGTCGCGCACCGCCACGACACCTGGTTGGAGATCAGCACCGTGCTGCTGCCGGGCCTGAACGACGATCCCCTGCAGCTCCGGGCGATGTGCACCTGGATCCGTGCCGAACTGGGCCGGGACGTGCCGCTGCACTTCTCGGCGCCGGTGGCACTGCGGCGGCCGGGGGCATCATCGGCGGGTCCCTCAGGAGGGGCGTCCGGCTCGGCGGGCCTGCCCGATCCGGCGGGCTCCGCCGGCTCACCTTCGGGTCCCTCGGGAGTCCGCCCGGCCTCTCCAGGCTGGGTCGACGTGGCGCGGGCGCGGGAGATCGCGATGGACGCCGGACTGCGCTACGTCTACACCGACGACCTCGCCGTTCCCGGCGGGCGGACCACTCGATGCCCGTCCTGCGGTGCCGTGCTGATCGAGCGCGGCCTGACCATCCAGCGCTATCGGCTCACCTCCGAGGGCCGCTGTCCGGAGTGTCGTACGGCGGTGCCCGGGCACTTCGGTGATCGTGCTGGTGAAGCCCGGGGACAACGGATCCCGGTGCGGGTGCCCTGA